A genomic segment from Synchiropus splendidus isolate RoL2022-P1 chromosome 18, RoL_Sspl_1.0, whole genome shotgun sequence encodes:
- the LOC128749327 gene encoding serine/threonine-protein kinase WNK2 isoform X4, with the protein MEGSAYSDAAHNRKSQCQLTVSMNEVGGEVNASLLDSVVRGGSDPSSYPSSSYKGNVHQRFIRRSLWFSENDEQAFDLAECEDKSKVFNINLRTIVDRTRETSCGLQQSSSTESQGRQKDGAVESAGADEARVKGGGALNASCSDGGKTAIKAVSEENEEEAEMKAVSTSPGGRFLKFDIELGRGSFKTVYKGLDTETWVEVAWCELQDRKLSKVERQRFKEEAEMLKGLQHPNIVRFYDFWESPLKGKKCIVLVTELMTSGTLKTYLKRFKVMKPKVLRSWCRQILKGLHFLHTRTPPIIHRDLKCDNIFITGPTGSVKIGDLGLATLKAASFAKSVIGTPEFMAPEMYEEHYDEAVDVYAFGMCMLEMATSEYPYAECQNAAQIYRKVTSGVKPASYNKVVDPEIKEIIGECICQKKEERYTIKDLLNHAFFAEDTGVRVELAEEDDGKKSSIALKLWVEDHKKLKGKYKETGAIEFMFDLEKDVPEVVAQEMVESGFFHESDTKTVGKSIKDRVALIKWRRERTVSATIPADQGEMEHGVQMAGSQVIAAGGTQMGQPLLLEPDELESDQNNRLHNLPTSTTSVTSDCTVDSGVGSTVYSDSHSSQHSVLYQSLLEPITMATQQSFDQGSSHSQTDRPHSCEKGEVWGAVLSQELRSGVGPATRRGSAPVIDTHRAKHIAQLHALIQSRRSITPTPVIQENQMELSPSEDDSETMDDFLSQSPLPFLQESPSYPPSESDHCGQTSVKSSLGATNFLPLPSQSGRRHSDLYGLPSLTSHHNHHVSMHRGQLCQACLSVVLLKSLEGSHRNPSLTPHCPCHSRYHRASGGTLTPPGYGRHKGSSDCSDFSVLQKSLLDIISGKAAPYHSTSTPLLYSSAEQRQASSAGDGNMKSHCQSGSLTKILQDQEDCLNMRGQQVTSAVRVASSSGQSSSAPVHVPLQYLPPGQSHHAVQYVSHPNPAAPPLMSNIAEASMEKSSHLQSYQPLSEQQQLGSSAFPLQVLQTHQNHVPLNQHTPNYPLTSLAPTATQCYPDQTAQGQAATELLSQQTGLSLSSSSALYSQQNTFQEPLVQSRIPNSALVPPQLQQSQDPVLASHQQHSSYQAQTPALQLHNQTDAYSAVLQQSHEACLPKGLQIDTQVTQVHHSLTPKEQVTTHSTTNILQGLPPQSVNPLTYTNQGAAPQSFPASPHHSQAAHAFQQDTHSMSQLCREGNNHGQHLGQSLSSFPSQTSQKAMTQAAVHPQLQTLPPSQFPSQYPTVQVLAAVTDCESSHSQSCTAPHPASSSLNSIFLSPGPASSAPLSVSPLSPIHIENLLVSPNACTATGKMGATSPLNQPCAPLQIRTETALSQTPATHPSHTHTHASTNGNLQPQTQDTFTHAELPQPSQSSQSAGFPSSLHSASYHHELTKNQDQVHVAIPPPSESQKASSASANSGLTQQKPLAGATGPHDAIIEDHAAEKHISGQSYDSVNSDATSGKEMSDGYEGTHGAKGETKIRKHHRRSTRTRSRQEKISRPKLSMLNVCNTGDKMVECQLETHNHKTVTFKFDLDGDAPEEIATYMVENDFILTLEKELFIEQLKDIVDKAEDMLSEDTEGERDSAQGSSPKRSDGASTPGVEGEKSSAPSTPQLVYQQNVLHTGKRWFIICPVAETPMQDKEKTGPDASTSLDSSSAHSIRTDSAAAQSKLDTCVASPTPSKLPVAQTAAQPQEPTVGKAKLQQPELCVSKKAPASVPNSLLVEEPCIPAVSMVTDMPCCALVPPAALDVNLIDKRKASDLGSLQVTQMASPTGELPPQPGSHQPVVLQQPYSMSMQHGAVSSQPQSPAHHSSQSSQTSSHPQPASVPGESDSEGPRRVEFVDRTIKTLDEKLRNLLYQEHAPSQPSSVGVDPHGSSTEGVGSPQVSDSQSSEGPVTKKKGETLPQIPEGSDCSSGQRDSAVAAKRGELSATATSAGSKSRFQIVPTSSDICSLEKGRTNHSTCSSTAPSSGSGGSYVRSQSLTRKDCTTVATSSEAKAAKPLGSNRYSAPPNFYPTTPTSSTDVTPHHIPRARTIDTPTQLEYQHAAQLYSDSADDDSSSVAPPAPHPAQALSEHSGSDFMKRAVAFLRRSGRSKSEQSSDSASRHPVAMNGHIPSPPGGQAHSSYISSDNDSEFEDIDMKKELQKLREKHMKEISELQAFQRSEIEHLYKELGKTLPPNVGLLHAAPPSGRRRRASKHKLKPGKLLNPMVQQLKNNLNTSAERKGESAPSSSGSPAKSSVLSDGSVYSSGGSTSGSQPNTGPEQVHTQQPCSLKGSFSSDNIYSGRHSDGTAHHGAPAQGSTLKRLCLGKERSRSRSSLASPAAQTSSSQAQPSIAASSPAPSAHLIPRLAQVQTNNSNNKRGTFTEDLHKLVDDWAKETMAAAHQSRPTLNQIKQEKRLQDLECRAQTKRAGTHEVKCQGGRSHFQLPLPCPLTASFSPTMSPKRGASSSSPLPPRYLMPVGSYGRMTRGPLYPQQWVRLPSPVGGQTVAPGRMPVAAMAKQGIQGFPMHNTENGPKTSWTSFSDH; encoded by the exons GATCGCAAATTGTCCAAAGTGGAACGTCAGAGATTCAAAGAGGAGGCTGAGATGTTAAAAGGTCTGCAGCATCCGAACATCGTTCGTTTCTACGACTTCTGGGAGTCGCCCCTTAAAGGCAAGAAGTGCATTGTGTTGGTTACAGAGCTCATGACATCAGGGACGCTAAAAAC CTATTTGAAGCGCTTCAAAGTAATGAAGCCGAAGGTACTACGAAGCTGGTGCAGGCAGATCCTAAAAGGCCTTCACTTCTTGCACACGAGGACTCCACCGATCATCCATCGTGACCTCAAATGTGATAACATCTTCATCACCGGACCAACAGGGTCTGTGAAGATTGGGGATTTAGGCCTGGCAACACTCAAGGCGGCCTCCTTTGCCAAGAGTGTCATAG GAACACCGGAGTTCATGGCTCCAGAGATGTATGAAGAGCACTACGACGAAGCAGTGGATGTCTATGCATTTGGCATGTGCATGCTTGAGATGGCCACATCAGAGTACCCCTATGCAGAGTGCCAAAATGCTGCTCAAATCTACCGCAAAGTCACAAGT ggAGTGAAGCCAGCCAGCTATAACAAGGTTGTGGATCCAGAAATTAAGGAAATCATTGGCGAGTGCATTTGCCAAAAGAAAGAGGAGCG GTACACCATCAAGGACCTTCTCAATCATGCCTTCTTTGCGGAGGACACAGGTGTGCGTGTGGAGCTTGCAGAAGAGGACGACGGCAAGAAGTCATCCATCGCTCTCAAACTGTGGGTGGAGGACCACAAGAAACTTAAGGGGAAGTATAAGGAGACAGGAGCCATTGAGTTCATGTTCGACCTGGAAAAGGACGTTCCAGAGGTTGTGGCCCAGGAGATG GTGGAGTCTGGCTTCTTCCATGAAAGTGACACCAAAACTGTTGGGAAGTCAATCAAAGACCGCGTGGCACTAATCAAATGGAGGCGAGAGAGAACCGTGTCGGCTACAATTCCAGCGGATCAGGGGGAAATGGAGCATGGGGTCCAGATGGCAGGCTCTCAGGTCATCGCTGCTGGGGGCACACAAATGGGACAACCTCTCTTGCTCGAACCAGATGAGCTGGAGTCTGACCAGAACAATCGCCTACACAACCTCCCCACCAGCACCACGTCGGTGACAT cagACTGCACTGTTGACAGTGGTGTGGGCTCCACAGTATACTCGGACTCCCACAGCAGTCAGCATAGTGTCCTCTACCAGTCCCTCTTGGAGCCTATTACCATGGCAACGCAGCAG TCATTCGATCAGGGAAGTAGCCATTCTCAAACCGATCGGCCTCACTCCTGTGAAAAAGGTGAAGTTTGGGGGGCGGTGCTGAGCCAAGAGCTCAGATCTGGTGTGGGACCTGCGACTCGGAGAGGAAGTGCTCCTGTTATTGACACTCATAGGGCAAAGCACATTGCACAACTCCATGCTCTCATTCAGTCACGGCGGTCCATCACTCCTACCCCTGTAATACAGGAGAACCAGATGGAGCTCAGTCCTTCAGAAGATGATTCAGAGACTATGGATGACTTTCTCTCTCAAAGCCCTTTGCCTTTTTTGCAAGAATCCCCTTCGTACCCGCCCTCTGAGTCCGACCACTGCGGTCAAACCAGCGTCAAATCTTCATTAGGGGCCACTAATTTCTTGCCTCTCCCTTCACAAAGTGGACGCCGACACTCTGACCTTTACGGTCTTCCAAGTCTTACCAGTCACCACAACCACCATGTGTCTATGCACAGAGGCCAGCTGTGCCAGGCGTGCCTCTCCGTGGTTCTTCTTAAGTCACTAGAAGGAAGCCACCGCAATCCTTCTCTCACGCCCCACTGTCCCTGCCACTCTAGGTACCACCGGGCCTCAGGGGGAACATTGACTCCTCCTGGTTATGGGCGACACAAAGGTTCAAGTGATTGTTCAGATTTCTCAGTGCTACAAAAGTCTCTGCTGGATATAATCAGCGGTAAAGCGGCACCATATCACAGCACCTCCACGCCCTTGCTCTACTCCTCAGCTGAACAGAGGCAGGCATCCAGCGCTGGAGATGGTAATATGAAGAGCCACTGCCAGAGTGGCAGCTTGACAAAAATCCTCCAAGATCAAGAAGATTGCCTAAATATGAGAGGGCAGCAAGTAACCAGTGCTGTTCGAGTG GCCAGTTCTTCAGGTCAGTCGTCCAGTGCACCGGTCCACGTGCCTCTCCAGTATCTGCCCCCTGGGCAGAGCCATCATGCTGTGCAGTACGTCTCCCACCCCAACCCTGCAGCACCCCCCCTCATGTCCAACATCGCTGAGGCCAGCATGGAGAAATCCTCTCACCTGCAGAGCTACCAACCTCTGAGTGAACAACAGCAGTTAGGAAGTTCAGCGTTTCCCCTGCAGGTTCTGCAGACCCATCAGAACCACGTGCCCCTCAATCAACACACCCCTAATTACCCTCTGACTTCCTTGGCCCCGACTGCAACCCAATGTTACCCAGACCAAACGGCTCAGGGGCAGGCTGCAACTGAACTGTTGAGTCAGCAGACTGGTCTGAGCTTGTCCTCGTCATCTGCACTTTACAGCCAACAGAATACATTTCAAGAACCTCTGGTACAATCCCGCATACCAAATTCTGCTTTGGTTCCCCCTCAACTCCAGCAAAGCCAAGATCCAGTGCTCGCCAGTCACCAACAACATTCCTCCTACCAGGCGCAAACTCCTGCTCTGCAACTGCACAATCAGACCGACGCTTACTCAGCAGTTCTCCAACAAAGCCATGAAGCATGTCTCCCTAAAGGACTGCAGATTGACACTCAAGTCACCCAGGTTCATCACTCCTTGACCCCCAAAGAACAAGTTACAACTCATTCGACCACGAATATCCTGCAGGGTCTTCCTCCTCAGTCAGTGAACCCGCTGACCTACACTAACCAAGGGGCGGCTCCTCAGAGCTTCCCTGCATCGCCACACCACAGCCAGGCTGCTCATGCTTTCCAACAG GACACTCACAGCATGTCGCAGCTGTGCAGAGAGGGGAACAATCATGGCCAGCATCTTGGTCAGTCACTGTCCAGTTTCCCGTCACAGACTTCTCAGAAGGCAATGACCCAAGCAGCTGTTCACCCGCAGCTGCAGACCTTGCCACCATCCCAG TTTCCCTCACAGTATCCCACAGTCCAGGTGTTGGCAGCTGTGACAGACTGTGAATCATCTCACTCTCAGTCCTGCACTGCCCCTCACCCAGCCTCCTCTTCTCTTAACTCCATTTTCCTTTCTCCTGGACCGGCATCCTCTgcacctctctctgtctccccacTCTCCCCGATCCACATTGAAAATCTGTTGGTTTCCCCAAACGCTTGCACTGCGACTGGTAAAATGGGAGCCACGTCGCCACTTAACCAGCCCTGTGCACCTTTGCAAATCAGAACCGAGACTGCTCTATCTCAAACTCCAGCCACACACccttcacatacacacacgcatgcatcCACAAATGGCAACCTGCAGCCCCAGACACAG GACACATTTACTCACGCAGAGCTTCCACAGCCCTCTCAGTCCTCCCAGTCTGCAGGTTTCCCCTCGTCTCTTCACAGCGCATCCTATCATCACGAGCTGACAAAAAATCAGGATCAGGTCCACGTGGCTATTCCTCCACCCTCTGAGTCGCAAAAAGCATCATCAGCGTCTGCTAATTCTGGTTTGACACAGCAGAAACCACTCGCAGGAGCCACAGGTCCACATGATGCGATTATTGAG GACCATGCTGCAGAGAAACACATAAGTGGACAAAGCTATGACAG TGTCAACTCTGATGCTACATCGGGGAAAGAAATGAGTGACGGCTACGAAGGGACCCATGGAGCCAAAGGTGAAACAAAGATTCGCAAACACCACCGCAGGTCAACGCGTACCCGCTCTCGGCAGGAGAAGATTAGCAGACCCAAGCTGAGCATGCTCAAT GTTTGCAACACTGGGGACAAGATGGTGGAATGCCAGCTGGAAACTCACAATCACAAAACTGTCACTTTCAAGTTTGATCTGGACGGCGATGCTCCTGAGGAGATTGCAACCTACATG GTGGAAAATGACTTCATCCTGACATTAGAGAAAGAGCTGTTTATCGAGCAGCTCAAGGACATCGTGGACAAAGCTGAAGACATGTTGAGTGAAGACACAGAGGGTGAGAGAGACTCTGCTCAGGGCTCCAGTCCCAAAAGGAGTGATGGAGCAAGCACCCCAGGAGTGGAG GGAGAGAAGAGCTCGGCTCCAAGCACCCCACAGCTTGTCTATCAGCAAAACG TTCTCCACACTGGCAAGCGCTGGTTCATCATCTGCCCTGTGGCTGAGACGCCCATGCAAGATAAGGAGAAGACTGGACCTGACGCCTCCACATCACTGG ACTCTTCTTCAGCACATTCAATCAGGACTGACAGCGCAGCTGCGCAGTCCAAGCTGGATACGTGTGTCGCCTCACCCACCCCTTCAAAGCTGCCTGTAGCTCAGACCGCTGCCCAACCTCAAGAGCCGACAGTAGGCAAAGCCAAACTGCAGCAGCCTGAGCTGTGTGTTTCTAAGAAGGCTCCTGCCAGCGTTCCCAACTCCCTCCTTGTGGAGGAGCCCTGCATCCCAGCTGTCTCTATGGTGACAGACATGCCTTGCTGTGCGCttgtgccacctgctgccctggATGTGAATCTCATCGATAAGCGGAAGGCCAGTGATTTGGGTTCACTTCAGGTGACTCAAATGGCCAGTCCCACAGGAGAGTTGCCTCCTCAGCCGGGCTCCCATCAGCCCGTGGTTCTCCAACAACCCTATTCCATGTCCATGCAGCACGGCGCTGTCTCCTCCCAACCACAGAGCCCAGCACATCACTCATCTCAGAGCTCTCAGACATCCAGCCATCCTCAGCCAGCAAGTGTCCCAGGCGAGTCAGACAGTGAGGGCCCGCGAAGAGTGGAGTTTGTTGACCGGACCATCAAGACTCTGGATGAGAAGCTGAGAAACCTTTTGTATCAGGAGCACGCTCCATCCCAGCCCTCAAGCGTAGGAGTGGACCCTCATGGCTCGAGCACAGAGGGAGTTGGATCTCCACAAGTTTCGGATAGTCAGAGCAGTGAAGGACCGGTTACCAAGAAGAAGGGAGAGACACTG CCTCAAATTCCCGAAGGCTCTGACTgttcaagtggtcagagagacTCTGCTGTGGCTG CCAAGAGAGGGGAGTTGTCTGCCACCGCGACATCAGCTGGCTCTAAAAGCCGTTTTCag ATTGTACCAACCTCATCGGATATCTGTAGTTTGGAAAAAGGCAGGACAAACCACAGCACATGCAGCTCCACAGCACCGTCTAGTGGCTCTGGAGGGTCCTACGTCAGGAGTCAGAGCCTCACCCGGAAGGATTGTACCACAGTGGCCACCTCTTCTGAAGCCAAAGCAGCCAAACCACTTGGAAGCAACCGCTATTCTGCTCCTCCGAATTTCTACCCAACAACCCCGACTTCCAGCACAGACGTCACTCCCCATCATATACCGAGGGCCCGGACCATCGACACGCCAACCCAACTCGAGTATCAACACGCTGCCCAGCTGTACTCCGACTCTGCCGACgatgacagcagcagtgtggCCCCCCCTGCACCCCATCCAGCTCAGGCCCTGTCAGAACACAGCGGTAGCGACTTCATGAAGAGGGCAGTGGCGTTTCTGCGACGCTCAGGTCGCAGCAAAAGTGAGCAGAGCTCTGACTCAGCAAGCCGACACCCTGTGGCAATGAATGGTCACATCCCGTCGCCCCCTGGAGGACAAGCACACTCATCCTACATCAGCAGTGATAATGATTCTGAATTTGAGGACATCGATATGAAGAAGGAGCTACAGAAACTAAGAGAAAA ACACATGAAGGAGATCTCGGAGCTGCAAGCGTTTCAGAGGAGTGAGATTGAGCATCTGTACAAAGAACTCGGAAAAACTCTTCCCCCGAATGTTGGCCTGCTTCACGCAGCTCCTCCCAGTGGCCGCAGGCGGAGGGCCAGCAAACACAAGCTGAAGCCTGGAAAACTACTCAATCCAATGGTGCAGCAACTCAAAAACAATCTCAACACTTCAGCCGAGAGAAAAG GTGAGAGCGCCCCCAGCTCTTCTGGTTCTCCGGCTAAAAGCTCGGTCCTGTCCGATGGCTCTGTGTACTCCAGCGGTGGCTCCACTTCTGGCAGTCAGCCCAACACAGGGCCGGAGCAGGTTCACACCCAGCAGCCCTGCTCTTTGAAGGGCTCCTTCTCCTCAGACAACATCTATAGCGGCCGGCACAGTGATGGGACGGCTCACCATGGAGCCCCTGCTCAAG GGTCCACTCTGAAACGACTTTGTCTAGGCAAAGAGCGCAGTCGTAGTA GGTCATCCCTCGCCAGCCCCGCGGCTCAGACGTCCTCCAGCCAAGCACAGCCATCAATCGCCGCGTCGTCTCCTGCGCCCTCTGCACACCTCATCCCGAGACTTGCTCAGGTCCAAACTAACAACAGTAACAACAAGAGGGGCACATTCACCGAAGACCTTCACAAACTGGTCGATGACTGGGCCAAAGAGACCATGGCGGCGGCGCATCAGTCGCGACCCACTCTGAACCAGATTAAGCAGGAAAAACGCCTGCAAGATCTAGAGTGTAGAGCTCAAACCAAGCGGGCAGGGACGCATGAG GTGAAATGCCAAGGTGGACGCAGTCATTTCCAGCTGCCTCTTCCGTGCCCCCTTACTGCGTCTTTTAGCCCCACCATGTCCCCAAAAAGGGGTGCAAGCTCATCTTCCCCACTCCCTCCTAGGTACCTGATGCCTGTTGGCTCTTATGGTCGGATGACTCGGGGCCCTCTCTATCCACAACAGTGGGTCCGACTGCCGAGTCCAGTTGGCGGTCAGACCGTTGCGCCGGGAAGGATGCCAGTGGCTGCAATGGCGAAACAAGGAATCCAAGGGTTTCCTATGCACAACACTGAAAATGGCCCTAAAACCTCTTGGACTTCATTTTCTGATCACTGA